A genomic window from Scophthalmus maximus strain ysfricsl-2021 chromosome 17, ASM2237912v1, whole genome shotgun sequence includes:
- the LOC118288487 gene encoding sterile alpha motif domain-containing protein 9-like, producing MESRSSEMEWRELPYGSWTESHVSSWMRCIGIKEMYIKKLEEEEVTGPVLTTLQREYLSTTFGMKSGQIEHLLKNRDELVKSEQHKTKSKSDLCGKGSDDKKGNEFNLGQQPKLCLQEPCDRAETGNIPVTCSDNSVSTEVDLSFCDYRKFDQHEKDCRYVKHNVLPPETGIENMNVPCHEYKSLEIAHKLDSKRLQIKVASEVLRFACGCMNMRSNGTIHFGIMDKVRGTHKHGEIIGIPIKNQEDFVDALDYIEKCFKDSNQQCDARRCIKNPRFIEVLDKENAEKTWVIEYDVVPKASIVKNRLYYVGVPNFNEKNNKVKCEEKVPYYRVGANTPRIPDDDLVRFIQDLKEKDQQREEAESSSNQTAVELGEDQKRKLTILLACGKRLLDNTLFYIVVTNKFQPEHLDSISFLVPMNLFCVFDFDPDSKTSGLCGQYKKQKAVNLHFLDNYANESRLGNTDFVKSLQLYERTSWIFCNGRNNFPGGGQTCDEKTWIKTSKKKLKKAVSLICNDILPRRSFVVLFLLMSDVEQPIVETFHEFYAEMNGHDFLAVISESKENYKKWSSLAQVSCDMSTLKEISIVEMPLSHVDATVQSIQLSKNKPTRTLPVLNGGLCFLKSVEGAMLDSLEIISVDQCDDTKLEVLSKEEIQLIETYFYRGGKIDWINFWLADKLKCGAIIKRDAYREANTLLDKIAHCSSATRPIESVNISHHPGSGGSTVARQILWSWRQKVRCAVVRQCKEITTVCEHAVTLREHDERDKNKCLPVLLLLEDRNADYIDDLRRELGNVIATKKISQSVLCFILLICNRSNDPERMCRASPSQTVAVTHKLSNSEKPLFSEKLEQLKLRFQPQFILTFVLMSKEFQPSYIEDFVKNLLDKIDHSSLITRLIRFVALLNSYVEDSYISMSHCEASLGLATHVVGAKYHAFLDHLTDEARLLFIHFKEVSTHIASIRIIHQLVAKEILNQLSANRPQSDVAMDLINDKVLVNHRFDREEFLKFIRALFIRRHKKSRGDAEDTTFSPLIEHVSTERGDVQKAVDLMKAAYIALGKDALVAQQLARLLYTNLRFEEALEWAEEAKSILPYDTFVLDTLGQVYKKWFYHLYDNLEDKELSPERGIEIISIALKGISAFRASEKTPKKETVSLNSSYYGEVDVGCRLLKFLSGVDVFSNDTGKSELMKYLLTEYIPTEVKTPWQRFHLQLKGLQKCLGQALECISEDLSYFQTDISEEEVELDARDLEQVYKPREWLTKKSAVYAGCFCVIPDESDQAAESDSADMVGPAEKLSPFQRQMRTYKLGGGNVTAILSLLYDKKPQRAGRKLEKIISMYPENLKWSDLDQTEIANFIFCQIALNCTLHGSSELLSLEKLQDLSKRFIKKGRNMSSAIALFLLSLLFWPETSDELSSADTQILLSAINELQRLCEQKSQHVSLKKKRIVTHFFLAKAKGLNKIVHRSAIEKNVNGTLSERKLKWLGGEVWKTKEVVQLLKRVEGWTENGSLFVKGGTRDSKIRVLPRFSASLPNGNESVTFYLGFSFDGVVACDIRVME from the exons ATGGAAAGCAGATCCTCAGAGATGG AATGGCGTGAACTGCCCTACGGCAGCTGGACAGAATCTCATGTGAGCTCCTGGATGAGGTGCATtggaataaaagaaatgtacataaaaaaactggaggaggaggaggtgacaggaCCGGTTCTCACAACTCTACAGAGGGAGTACCTCAGCACTACTTTTGGAATGAAAAGTGGCCAAATTGAGCATCTGCTGAAGAACAGAGATGAGCTTGTCAAGTCagaacagcacaaaacaaaaagtaaaagtgatTTGTGTGGTAAAGGTAGCGatgacaaaaaaggaaatgagttCAATTTGGGACAACAACCAAAACTTTGTTTACAAGAACCTTGTGACAGAGCAGAAACCGGGAATATCCCTGTAACATGCAGTGACAACTCAGTCTCTACAGAAGTGGATTTGTCTTTCTGTGACTATCGGAAATTTGATCAGCATGAAAAGGACTGCAGGTATGTGAAGCACAATGTACTTCCTCCAGAGACGGGGATTGAAAACATGAATGTTCCGTGTCATGAATACAAGTCACTGGAGATTGCACACAAACTAGACTCAAAAAGGCTACAAATAAAAGTAGCAAGTGAGGTGTTAAGATTTGCATGTGGATGCATGAATATGAGATCCAATGGGACAATTCATTTTGGCATCATGGATAAAGTCAGAGGCACTCACAAGCATGGAGAAATCATAGGGATACCTATCAAAAATCAGGAGGACTTTGTGGACGCGTTAGACTACATTGAAAAATGCTTCAAAGATTCAAATCAACAATGCGATGCCAGGCGTTGCATCAAGAACCCGCGATTCATTGAGGTTCTGGACAAGGAAAATGCTGAGAAAACTTGGGTCATTGAATATGATGTTGTTCCAAAAGCAAGCATTGTAAAAAATAGGCTTTACTATGTTGGTGTCCCAAActttaatgagaaaaacaacaaagtcaaatgtgAAGAGAAAGTCCCCTATTACAGAGTAGGAGCGAACACTCCGCGCATACCCGACGATGACCTTGTTCGTTTCATTCAAGACCTGAAAGAGAAAGaccaacagagagaggaggcggaATCTTCAAGCAATCAAACAGCTGTGGAGTTAGGAGAGGATCAAAAGAGGAAACTCACCATCCTCTTAGCATGTGGGAAAAGACTCTTGGACAACACTCTCTTTTACATCGTTGTGACAAACAAGTTTCAGCCAGAGCACCTTGACAGTATAAGCTTCTTGGTTCCCATGAATCTattctgtgtgtttgattttgacCCTGATTCAAAGACATCTGGTCTTTGTGGACAATATAAGAAGCAGAAGGCTGTAAACCTTCACTTTCTTGATAACTACGCAAATGAAAGTAGGTTGGGAAATACTGACTTTGTAAAATCTTTGCAGCTTTATGAGAGAACAAGCTGGATTTTCTGCAACGGGAGGAACAACTTCCCTGGTGGGGGTCAAACCTGTGATGAAAAAACCTGGatcaaaacaagcaaaaagaaactgaaaaaagcgGTATCGCTCATCTGCAATGATATCCTACCGAGGCGATCATTTGTAGTCCTCTTCCTTCTAATGTCTGATGTTGAGCAGCCAATTGTTGAGACCTTCCATGAATTCTACGCTGAGATGAATGGACATGATTTTTTGGCCGTCATATCAGAGTCCAAGGAAAACTACAAAAAGTGGTCAAGTCTTGCCCAGGTGTCATGTGACATGTCTACACTCAAAGAAATCAGCATTGTTGAAATGCCACTGAGTCATGTGGATGCAACAGTTCAAAGCATTCAGCTCTCAAAGAATAAACCCACGAGGACATTACCAGTCCTAAACGGAGGACTATGCTTCTTAAAGTCAGTTGAAGGAGCTATGCTAGATTCTTTGGAAATCATCAGTGTTGACCAGTGTGATGACACAAAGCTGGAGGTTCTGAGCAAGGAGGAAATCCAACTTATTGAGACCTACTTCTACCGAGGTGGAAAGATAGACTGGATTAACTTCTGGCTTGCCGACAAACTCAAGTGCGGGGCCATCATTAAGAGGGATGCCTACCGAGAAGCAAACACACTCCTGGACAAGATAGCACATTGTAGCTCTGCCACACGTCCCATTGAGAGCGTGAACATATCCCATCATCCTGGCAGTGGTGGAAGTACAGTGGCACGACAGATCCTGTGGAGTTGGAGGCAAAAAGTACGATGTGCAGTTGTAAGACAGTGCAAGGAAATCACAACCGTGTGTGAGCATGCAGTGACACTGAGAGAACATGacgagagagacaaaaacaagtgtCTGCCAGTGCTCTTGCTCTTGGAGGACCGAAATGCAGATTACATAGATGATCTGAGACGGGAGCTTGGAAATGTCATTGCAAcgaaaaaaataagtcagtctGTGTTGTGCTTTATCCTGCTCATCTGCAACAGATCAAATGATCCAGAGAGAATGTGCAGAGCGTCGCCATCTCAAACAGTAGCAGTCACACACAAGCTGTCAAATTCCGAGAAGCCTTTGTTTTCAGAAAAGCTTGAGCAGCTAAAACTCCGGTTTCAACCACAGTTCATCCTGACATTTGTTCTGATGAGTAAAGAGTTCCAGCCAAGTTACATTGAGGACTTTGTGAAAAACCTTCTGGACAAAATTGACCATTCATCACTGATCACTCGCCTCATCCGATTTGTGGCTCTCTTGAATAGCTATGTTGAAGACTCATACATATCTATGTCACACTGTGAAGCATCTCTTGGCTTAGCTACCCATGTGGTTGGAGCTAAGTACCATGCATTTTTGGATCATCTTACTGATGAAGCAAGGCTTCTTTTCATCCACTTTAAGGAAGTTTCAACACACATCGCATCAATACGGATTATTCATCAACTGGTGGCAAAGGAGATTCTGAATCAGCTGTCTGCAAATAGGCCTCAGAGCGATGTTGCCATGGATCTCATCAATGACAAGGTACTTGTCAATCACAGATTTGACAGGGAGGAGTTCCTGAAGTTCATCAGAGCTCTTTTCATCAGACGCCACAAAAAGAGCCGAGGAGATGCTGAAGACACAACCTTTTCACCCCTTATTGAACATGTCAGCACCGAAAGAGGAGATGTTCAGAAAGCTGTTGATCTCATGAAAGCAGCATACATAGCTTTGGGGAAAGATGCATTGGTGGCACAACAGCTTGCACGGCTGCTTTACACAAATTTGAGATTTGAGGAAGCCCTAGAATGGGCAGAGGAAGCAAAATCTATTCTTCCTTATGATACATTTGTCCTTGACACACTCGGGCAAGTTTACAAAAAGTGGTTTTACCACTTGTATGACAACCTTGAGGACAAAGAACTCTCCCCGGAAAGGGGAATTGAAATCATAAGCATTGCACTCAAGGGGATATCTGCGTTCCGGGCCTCTGAAAAGACACCAAAAAAAGAGACCGTAAGTCTTAACAGCTCATACTACGGGGAAGTCGATGTTGGCTGCAGGTTGCTAAAGTTCCTGTCAGGAGTAGATGTTTTTTCCAACGATACTGGAAAATCCGAGTTGATGAAGTACTTGTTAACAGAGTACATTCCGACAGAGGTCAAAACACCCTGGCAGAGGTTTCACCTCCAGCTGAAAGGATTACAAAAGTGTTTGGGCCAAGCACTTGAGTGCATTTCCGAAGACCTCAGCTACTTTCAAACCGACATTAGTGAAGAGGAGGTAGAGCTTGATGCACGAGACCTAGAGCAAGTATACAAACCAAGAGAGTGGTTGACAAAGAAGAGCGCTGTATATGCCGGATGTTTTTGTGTTATACCTGATGAGAGTGACCAAGCAGCTGAAAGCGACAGTGCTGACATGGTAGGGCCGGCTGAAAAGCTCTCTCCATTCCAAAGACAGATGAGGACCTACAAGCTCGGTGGAGGAAATGTTACTGCTATCCTCTCACTTCTGTATGACAAGAAACCACAGAGGGCAGGGAGGAAACTTGAGAAAATAATTAGCATGTACCCAGAAAACCTGAAATGGAGTGACCTTGACCAGACAGAAATTGCGAACTTCATCTTTTGCCAGATAGCTCTCAACTGTACTCTCCATGGCTCCTCGGAGCTCTTGTCCCTTGAAAAGCTACAGGACCTCAGCAAGAGATTTATTAAAAAGGGGAGAAATATGTCATCAGCAATtgcccttttccttctctcccttctgTTTTGGCCTGAGACCAGTGATGAGCTCAGTTCTGCTGATACGCAGATCCTTTTATCAGCCATCAATGAACTTCAGAGACTCTGTGAGCAAAAAAGCCAACACGTttctctgaagaaaaaaagaattgttacCCACTTCTTTCTGGCAAAGGCGAAAGGTCTTAACAAGATTGTCCACAGAAGTGCTATTGAAAAGAACGTCAATGGCACACTCAGTGAGAGGAAACTCAAATGGCTTGGAGGGGAAGTGTGGAAAACCAAGGAAGTTGTGCAGTTACTGAAACGTGTTGAAGGATGGACAGAAAATGGCAGCTTGTTTGTGAAAGGAGGAACCAGAGACAGCAAGATTAGAGTTCTGCCCCGATTTTCTGCCTCCCTGCcaaatggaaatgaaagtgTAACCTTCTACTTGGGCTTTTCATTTGATGGAGTGGTTGCCTGTGACATTCGGGTAATGGAGTAG